One segment of Fimbriiglobus ruber DNA contains the following:
- a CDS encoding FAD-dependent oxidoreductase — MRVLVIGSGIAGLSCAIALRRAGHEVVVYERAPELREVGAGISLWWNALATLDHIGAGAAVRAVSLAMTRSELRVRNGFKVAVGTIAAEMGRRAGLPEIVRMTHRADLVGALAGCLPTGVTQYGFECVGVDEAGDKVTARFRNGHADTGDLVVGADGINSAVRAALFGASAPRYAGYTCWRGVCPRPAGVEPGYVGEWWGRGMRFGITTIPGDRVYWFAVANAPAGHGIPDPGRPAALFRDWAAPVPELLAATPPAAIVHGDILDRPPARPWAQGRAVLVGDAAHPTTPNLGQGGCLAIEDAVVLARCLATAADVPAALAAFTEERFVRCAGVTQESWQFGRLAQLEGRVACALRNTVVGLTAPLSGGGPMLKYARYDVGPLPGGAS; from the coding sequence GTGCGTGTGCTCGTTATCGGGTCAGGGATTGCCGGGTTGAGTTGCGCGATCGCGCTGCGGCGGGCCGGACATGAGGTCGTCGTGTACGAGCGGGCGCCCGAGTTGCGCGAGGTCGGGGCCGGGATCAGCCTGTGGTGGAACGCGCTGGCGACCCTCGACCACATCGGCGCCGGGGCCGCCGTCCGCGCCGTCTCGCTGGCCATGACCCGGTCGGAACTCCGCGTCCGCAACGGGTTCAAGGTCGCCGTCGGCACGATCGCGGCCGAGATGGGCCGCCGCGCCGGCCTGCCGGAAATCGTCCGCATGACCCACCGGGCCGATCTGGTCGGGGCACTCGCCGGGTGCCTGCCGACCGGCGTAACGCAGTACGGGTTCGAGTGCGTCGGCGTCGACGAGGCCGGCGACAAGGTGACTGCGCGGTTCCGCAACGGGCACGCGGACACCGGCGACCTCGTGGTCGGCGCGGACGGGATTAACTCGGCCGTTCGCGCGGCCCTGTTCGGCGCGAGCGCCCCGCGGTACGCCGGGTACACGTGCTGGCGCGGCGTTTGCCCGCGGCCCGCCGGAGTCGAGCCGGGGTACGTTGGCGAGTGGTGGGGCCGCGGGATGCGGTTCGGCATCACCACCATCCCCGGCGATCGCGTCTACTGGTTCGCGGTCGCGAACGCCCCCGCCGGCCACGGCATACCCGACCCCGGGCGGCCTGCCGCGCTCTTCCGCGACTGGGCGGCGCCGGTCCCCGAGTTGCTGGCCGCCACCCCGCCCGCGGCCATCGTCCACGGCGACATTCTCGACCGGCCGCCAGCCCGGCCCTGGGCTCAGGGGCGGGCTGTCCTGGTCGGCGACGCGGCCCACCCGACGACGCCGAATCTGGGCCAGGGCGGGTGCCTGGCGATCGAGGACGCGGTCGTCCTCGCCCGGTGTCTGGCGACGGCCGCGGACGTCCCGGCCGCGCTCGCCGCGTTCACGGAGGAGCGGTTCGTCCGGTGTGCCGGGGTGACGCAGGAGTCGTGGCAGTTCGGGCGGCTCGCGCAGTTAGAGGGACGGGTGGCGTGCGCGCTGCGGAACACGGTGGTCGGCCTGACCGCCCCGCTGTCCGGCGGCGGGCCGATGCTGAAATACGCGCGGTACGACGTCGGCCCGCTGCCGGGCGGCGCGTCGTGA
- a CDS encoding PepSY-like domain-containing protein produces the protein MSRMFALAVAVVAGLAVAVAARADEEKIPLDKLPKAVVDAVKAKFPKAEMKSAEKETEKGKTVYEVAIADGDAKIEVTVTPEGKIVAAEKEIKLADLPKPVAAALDKAYPKAEIKKVEEITKDDKVTYEVLLVSADKKKLEVVFDKDGKVIETEDKSKEKEGK, from the coding sequence ATGTCTCGCATGTTTGCCCTGGCCGTGGCCGTCGTGGCCGGTCTCGCAGTGGCGGTGGCCGCCCGCGCGGACGAGGAGAAGATCCCGCTCGATAAGCTCCCGAAGGCGGTCGTGGACGCGGTGAAGGCCAAGTTCCCGAAGGCCGAGATGAAGTCCGCCGAGAAGGAAACGGAGAAGGGCAAGACGGTGTACGAGGTGGCGATCGCGGACGGCGACGCGAAGATCGAAGTGACCGTCACGCCGGAGGGGAAGATCGTCGCGGCCGAGAAAGAAATCAAGCTCGCCGACCTGCCGAAGCCGGTCGCCGCGGCGCTGGACAAAGCGTACCCCAAGGCTGAGATCAAAAAGGTCGAGGAGATCACCAAGGACGACAAAGTCACCTACGAAGTCCTACTTGTGTCCGCCGACAAGAAGAAGCTCGAAGTCGTCTTCGACAAAGACGGCAAGGTGATCGAGACGGAAGACAAGAGCAAAGAGAAGGAAGGGAAGTAA
- the trpE gene encoding anthranilate synthase component I has translation MRYRPSFDQFAELARSHTVVPVYRQLVADALTPVSAYNRVRGGGWAFLFESVVGGERVGRYSFLGAGPFKWFEAYADRVRVKDEGGDWVESTHADPLKVLEHLIDEYRAPHLPGLPRFCGGAVGYAGYDTVRYVERLPNAPTDDRHIPDLGFAFYDRMAIFDHINKTVCVVAHAHVKAGATADELKAAYATACRRTDELVADLGRPVADLAPADIDLGGARKPPEAAPPARYQSNFTKAAFEAAVRKAKEYIFAGDIFQVVLSQRFRTETTAAPFEIYRALRVINPSPFMFFVEAGDVTLVGASPEIMCRVENREMVVRPLAGTRRRGETPEEDRRLADDLLADPKERAEHIMLVDLARNDVGHVAELGSVRIGDLLTVERYSHVMHLSSTVTGTLAAGKTAFDAMRSALPAGTLSGAPKVRAMEVIDELEPHRRGPYGGAVGYVDFSGNTDTCIALRTMVICGRTADVQSGAGVVADSDPVAEYQETVNKAMGLLRALEVAETQLSAQPLR, from the coding sequence ATGCGCTACCGTCCGTCGTTCGACCAGTTCGCCGAACTGGCCCGTTCCCACACCGTCGTTCCGGTCTACCGCCAGCTCGTCGCCGACGCGCTGACCCCGGTGTCCGCCTACAACCGGGTTCGCGGGGGCGGGTGGGCGTTCCTCTTCGAAAGCGTCGTCGGCGGCGAGCGGGTCGGGCGGTACAGCTTCCTCGGCGCCGGCCCGTTCAAGTGGTTCGAGGCCTACGCGGACCGCGTCCGCGTCAAGGACGAGGGCGGCGACTGGGTCGAGTCCACGCACGCCGACCCGCTCAAGGTGCTGGAACACCTTATCGACGAGTACCGGGCGCCGCACCTGCCGGGCCTGCCGCGGTTCTGCGGCGGCGCGGTCGGGTACGCCGGGTACGACACCGTCCGGTACGTCGAACGGTTGCCCAACGCGCCGACGGACGACCGCCACATCCCGGACCTCGGCTTCGCCTTCTACGACCGGATGGCGATCTTCGACCACATCAACAAGACGGTCTGCGTCGTCGCCCACGCGCACGTGAAAGCGGGGGCGACCGCCGACGAGTTGAAGGCCGCGTACGCCACCGCCTGCCGGCGGACGGACGAACTGGTCGCCGACCTCGGCCGCCCAGTCGCCGACCTCGCCCCGGCGGACATCGACCTGGGCGGCGCGCGGAAACCGCCGGAGGCTGCGCCGCCGGCCCGCTACCAATCGAACTTCACCAAAGCGGCGTTCGAGGCCGCGGTCCGCAAGGCGAAGGAATACATCTTCGCCGGCGACATCTTCCAGGTCGTCCTGAGCCAGCGGTTCCGGACCGAGACGACGGCCGCCCCGTTCGAGATCTATCGGGCGCTGCGGGTCATTAACCCCAGCCCGTTCATGTTCTTCGTGGAGGCCGGGGACGTGACCCTGGTCGGGGCGTCGCCGGAGATCATGTGCCGGGTCGAGAACCGCGAGATGGTCGTCCGCCCGCTGGCCGGCACCCGGCGGCGCGGCGAGACGCCCGAAGAGGACCGCCGGCTCGCCGACGACCTCCTGGCGGACCCGAAGGAGCGGGCCGAGCACATCATGCTCGTCGACCTCGCCCGAAACGACGTGGGGCACGTGGCCGAGCTGGGCAGCGTCCGCATCGGCGACCTGCTCACGGTCGAGCGGTACAGCCACGTCATGCACCTGTCCAGCACCGTGACCGGGACGCTGGCCGCGGGCAAGACGGCGTTCGACGCGATGCGGTCGGCGCTGCCGGCCGGGACGCTGAGCGGGGCCCCGAAGGTCCGGGCGATGGAGGTCATCGACGAACTGGAGCCGCACCGCCGCGGGCCCTACGGCGGGGCCGTCGGGTACGTCGACTTCAGCGGGAACACGGACACCTGCATCGCCCTGCGGACGATGGTTATCTGCGGGCGGACGGCCGACGTCCAGTCCGGGGCCGGGGTCGTCGCCGACAGCGACCCGGTGGCCGAGTACCAGGAGACGGTGAACAAGGCGATGGGCCTGCTCCGCGCGCTGGAAGTGGCCGAAACCCAACTGAGCGCGCAGCCGCTTCGTTGA
- a CDS encoding sigma-70 family RNA polymerase sigma factor — protein sequence MNRSLLATVFRHADKSSADRAAGVPDGELLRRFVADRNEDAFAEIVRRHGPMVWAACRHQLPNGADAEDAFQVTFLALVRSPWAVREGAAVGGWLHRVAVRAALKVRRAATRRRLREERAAGSETDRPVPDSTWDTLLAAVHEEVERLPTSLRAAFVLCDLEGVRPADAAARLGWKPGTLSGRLARARQQLLDRLTQRGLAPAAAAGGLGLMTATATAAVPTRLTEQVVSFAGAAGALPGAVAPAILELAKEIVPMTLNRIKLLAAAALVVAGLATGTGAILLPSADAQAPVVARPTAPPAPPATPAPPAQPGMPPTPPTPPTPGMGMGMGMGGPPAFAFGHVGHAKWEYKFVAGGFPAKDFIQLFTDLGNDGWEFCGYWEMAVSQLADALKAHPDKIVVRPGSSTTLIFKRAVQPGPEGRWLTVSGAGMAPPRGAMPGMPPGMQPGMPGMMGGSGIGTPPGMPGGPGGPGMPGTGMMGGMAAGGVGGAGGAGGSGGTGGGGGASGGGGAGGGRAAGTSTNRPQGNRGGGWSWSETSSGGQNVGGGLQIVNVKHAEAQDLVETLTQLYGGPWGGGAKLQVVVDKHTSALILRGDAETLKEAEELIKKLDVPSGKPTLPPGRTK from the coding sequence ATGAATCGATCACTGCTGGCGACCGTATTTCGCCACGCCGACAAATCGTCCGCCGACCGCGCGGCCGGGGTGCCGGACGGGGAGCTGCTCCGCCGGTTCGTCGCCGACCGGAACGAGGACGCGTTCGCCGAGATCGTCCGCCGGCACGGGCCGATGGTGTGGGCCGCCTGCCGCCACCAGCTGCCGAACGGGGCCGACGCCGAAGACGCATTCCAGGTGACGTTTTTGGCCTTAGTTCGGTCGCCGTGGGCCGTCCGCGAGGGGGCGGCCGTCGGCGGGTGGCTGCACCGGGTCGCCGTCCGCGCCGCCCTCAAGGTCCGTCGGGCGGCCACGCGGCGGCGGTTGCGGGAAGAACGGGCGGCCGGGAGTGAAACCGACCGGCCCGTGCCCGATTCCACCTGGGACACGCTGCTCGCCGCCGTCCACGAAGAGGTCGAGCGGCTGCCGACTTCCCTCCGTGCCGCGTTCGTGCTGTGCGACCTGGAAGGCGTGCGACCGGCAGATGCAGCCGCCCGGCTCGGGTGGAAGCCCGGCACTCTGTCCGGGCGGCTCGCCCGGGCGCGGCAGCAACTCCTCGACCGGCTGACCCAGCGCGGGTTGGCCCCCGCGGCCGCGGCCGGCGGACTCGGACTTATGACCGCGACCGCGACCGCGGCGGTCCCGACCAGACTGACGGAACAAGTGGTATCGTTCGCCGGTGCGGCCGGGGCTCTCCCGGGCGCGGTCGCGCCGGCCATTCTCGAACTCGCCAAGGAGATCGTCCCGATGACGTTGAACCGCATCAAACTGCTCGCGGCGGCGGCACTCGTCGTCGCCGGCCTGGCGACCGGCACCGGCGCGATCCTGCTGCCGTCCGCCGACGCCCAGGCACCGGTGGTCGCCCGCCCGACCGCCCCGCCCGCACCGCCCGCGACCCCGGCCCCGCCCGCTCAACCCGGGATGCCCCCGACGCCCCCGACGCCCCCGACGCCCGGCATGGGCATGGGCATGGGCATGGGGGGACCCCCGGCGTTCGCATTCGGGCACGTGGGCCACGCCAAGTGGGAGTACAAGTTCGTCGCCGGCGGCTTCCCGGCCAAGGACTTCATTCAACTGTTTACCGACCTGGGGAACGACGGGTGGGAGTTCTGCGGGTACTGGGAGATGGCGGTGAGCCAACTCGCCGACGCACTCAAAGCCCACCCGGACAAGATCGTCGTCCGTCCGGGATCATCGACCACGCTGATCTTCAAGCGGGCAGTCCAGCCCGGTCCAGAGGGCCGCTGGCTCACGGTCTCCGGTGCGGGAATGGCACCCCCCAGAGGGGCAATGCCCGGGATGCCACCTGGGATGCAACCCGGGATGCCCGGAATGATGGGTGGATCCGGGATAGGGACGCCCCCCGGGATGCCTGGCGGGCCCGGCGGACCCGGGATGCCTGGGACCGGGATGATGGGTGGGATGGCGGCCGGAGGAGTCGGGGGGGCCGGCGGAGCGGGCGGTTCGGGGGGAACAGGTGGGGGAGGTGGAGCAAGTGGGGGAGGTGGAGCAGGTGGAGGACGAGCGGCGGGCACGTCCACTAACCGGCCGCAAGGGAATCGGGGCGGGGGCTGGAGCTGGAGCGAAACCAGCAGCGGCGGACAAAACGTCGGTGGCGGGCTCCAGATCGTGAACGTGAAGCACGCCGAGGCCCAGGATTTGGTCGAGACCCTGACTCAGCTGTACGGCGGCCCGTGGGGCGGCGGGGCGAAGCTGCAGGTCGTCGTGGACAAGCACACGAGCGCCCTCATCCTGCGGGGTGATGCCGAGACGCTGAAAGAGGCGGAAGAACTCATCAAGAAACTCGACGTGCCGAGTGGGAAACCGACGCTACCGCCGGGCAGAACGAAATAA
- a CDS encoding BBP7 family outer membrane beta-barrel protein: MRNRLLGTIAAVATGAAWGATPVRAEPPPPVPIGVVGGMSAGGIDPVPAQGPAGPAYGGAPGVDPSALFPGGGPMGPMGPVGPYGPGMGGPGMGGPGMGGPGMGGMPGYPPGYNGDQMWAPPFTKGSLATDSTTTRTAPRLWVDTDYLLWFAKAQPVAIPFVTSGAPGGGGIPGSVGTTTLYSNSDLGFNVSSGFRVTAGYFKDDDRRFGYYASGFATEWKSDSFYATSDGTGQPLLARPFADASNGNATNVLLVSFPTVATGNVHVYASNQTWGVEGGPMLNLFRSCPDSCWQWNVNGMLGFRFAQLHETLETDQSTTLIGNATAPFDGKLYGAGTNIGVTDSFDTLNRFYGGQGALNIETQYKRFIFSFTGKIALGVMHETVDINGYSTLLTASTMSTVPGGLFANGTNIGKYSHDEFAVIPEVNGKIGYAWTSWLSTTVGYSFMYFSRVVRPTDQYSSSVNPAFVPTSPSYGTGAAAPVPNQLFTQSSYWLQGVTFGVNLRY; encoded by the coding sequence ATGCGGAACAGGTTACTCGGAACAATCGCGGCCGTAGCGACGGGGGCAGCCTGGGGGGCCACCCCGGTCCGCGCGGAACCGCCGCCGCCCGTCCCCATCGGCGTCGTCGGCGGGATGTCCGCCGGCGGCATCGATCCGGTCCCCGCCCAGGGGCCGGCAGGTCCGGCCTACGGGGGGGCGCCAGGCGTCGACCCGTCCGCCCTCTTCCCCGGCGGCGGGCCGATGGGGCCAATGGGCCCGGTCGGTCCGTATGGTCCGGGAATGGGCGGTCCGGGAATGGGCGGTCCGGGGATGGGTGGTCCAGGAATGGGGGGCATGCCCGGGTATCCCCCGGGGTACAACGGGGACCAGATGTGGGCTCCGCCGTTCACCAAGGGCTCGCTGGCCACGGACTCGACCACCACACGGACGGCCCCGCGGCTCTGGGTGGACACCGATTACCTGCTGTGGTTCGCCAAGGCCCAGCCGGTGGCGATCCCGTTCGTCACCTCCGGGGCCCCCGGCGGCGGCGGCATCCCGGGGTCGGTCGGGACGACCACCCTGTACTCGAACTCGGACCTGGGCTTTAACGTGTCCAGCGGGTTCCGGGTCACCGCCGGGTACTTCAAGGACGACGACCGCCGGTTCGGGTATTACGCGTCCGGGTTCGCGACCGAGTGGAAGTCGGACTCGTTCTACGCGACGTCCGACGGGACCGGGCAGCCGCTCCTGGCGCGGCCGTTCGCCGACGCCTCGAACGGGAACGCGACGAACGTCCTGCTCGTGTCGTTCCCGACGGTCGCCACCGGGAACGTCCACGTCTACGCCAGTAACCAGACGTGGGGCGTCGAAGGCGGTCCGATGCTCAACCTGTTCCGGAGTTGCCCGGACAGCTGCTGGCAGTGGAACGTGAACGGGATGCTCGGGTTCCGGTTCGCCCAACTGCACGAAACGCTCGAGACGGACCAGTCGACCACCCTGATCGGGAACGCCACCGCCCCGTTCGACGGGAAGCTGTACGGCGCGGGCACGAACATCGGGGTGACGGACTCGTTCGACACCCTGAACCGGTTCTACGGCGGCCAGGGCGCGTTGAACATCGAGACCCAGTACAAGCGGTTCATCTTCAGCTTCACCGGCAAGATCGCCCTCGGGGTGATGCACGAGACGGTGGACATCAACGGGTACAGCACCCTGCTCACGGCGAGCACGATGTCGACCGTCCCGGGCGGCCTCTTCGCCAACGGGACGAACATCGGCAAGTACAGTCACGACGAGTTCGCGGTCATCCCCGAAGTCAACGGGAAGATCGGGTACGCGTGGACCTCCTGGCTGTCGACGACCGTCGGGTACAGCTTCATGTACTTCAGCCGGGTGGTCCGGCCGACCGACCAGTACAGTTCGTCGGTCAACCCGGCCTTCGTCCCGACCAGCCCGTCATACGGGACCGGAGCCGCGGCCCCGGTTCCCAACCAACTGTTCACCCAGAGCAGCTACTGGCTCCAGGGGGTCACGTTCGGCGTCAACCTCCGATACTAA
- a CDS encoding AAA family ATPase — MKLAKVRIENFRQLGSAAEPFELDFTDALGRVRDFTLLVGPNGCGKTTILDAIAAAIGPTLEMPTLRPGFKRSPRTIVPRGAPHAKVTCWLRFDQTEIDTTREVYRLAELNDPVPDAQEVTLTWTYPDPRQKSDYGFTQCEPPTSWTLLKARIRIAHLLATGRVEWDWFNRAGGVFTFDQERTGLGKTISRQIWNIIHGTAESAKQKSSRRTTDPRTILIALALQALVPLAGDGPRLPGQFDQIRKRYAHVCSPRRIVGAVRDELGEFDIFFDDGQHEYSYAGLSSGEKMALLLLIRFVSEHMHRSLILIDELELNEHPLWQRRLLHMIPQMGDGNQIIATTHSPYLRDAVPPDSVCDLGDLGDGAKVGGE, encoded by the coding sequence GTGAAATTGGCGAAAGTGCGGATCGAGAACTTCCGTCAGCTCGGAAGCGCAGCGGAGCCTTTCGAGCTTGACTTCACGGATGCGCTCGGACGGGTTCGCGATTTCACTCTTCTGGTCGGCCCGAATGGCTGTGGCAAGACCACGATCCTGGATGCGATCGCGGCGGCGATCGGCCCCACTCTCGAGATGCCGACGCTCCGCCCGGGTTTTAAACGCAGCCCTCGAACGATCGTGCCCCGCGGCGCGCCGCACGCCAAGGTCACGTGCTGGCTCCGCTTTGATCAGACTGAGATCGACACGACCCGAGAGGTCTACCGCCTCGCGGAACTGAACGATCCGGTCCCCGACGCCCAGGAAGTCACGTTGACCTGGACGTATCCCGACCCGCGCCAAAAGTCGGATTACGGGTTTACCCAGTGCGAGCCTCCGACGAGTTGGACGCTACTCAAGGCCCGGATTCGAATCGCCCATCTCCTGGCGACCGGACGAGTTGAATGGGATTGGTTCAACCGGGCCGGTGGGGTGTTCACGTTCGATCAGGAGCGAACCGGTCTCGGCAAGACCATCTCTCGGCAGATCTGGAACATCATTCACGGGACCGCCGAATCTGCCAAACAGAAGTCGAGTCGGCGCACGACGGACCCGCGCACGATTCTGATCGCATTGGCGCTCCAAGCGCTGGTTCCCTTGGCCGGTGACGGGCCTCGGTTGCCCGGCCAGTTCGATCAGATTCGGAAACGGTACGCGCACGTGTGCTCCCCGCGTCGGATCGTGGGCGCCGTACGGGACGAACTCGGTGAATTCGACATCTTCTTCGACGACGGTCAACACGAGTACTCCTACGCGGGGCTGAGCAGCGGTGAGAAAATGGCGCTGCTACTCCTCATCCGATTCGTCTCGGAGCACATGCACCGCTCGCTGATCCTCATCGACGAGCTGGAACTCAACGAGCATCCGCTGTGGCAGCGGCGCCTCCTCCACATGATCCCTCAGATGGGAGACGGGAACCAGATTATCGCCACGACGCACTCTCCCTACCTGCGAGACGCGGTGCCGCCGGACTCGGTCTGCGACCTGGGAGACCTGGGTGATGGGGCCAAGGTGGGAGGCGAGTAG